CACAGTGGGCGTCTCTCGTGCCATGTGTAGGTCCAGGTATTCACGTCGACTATAAAAGGGCGTTGGAAAAGCAGAAATTTGCCTTCGTTTCGTCAGGGTTTCTGTTACGTTCGTCGGAGGTGGACGCTCGTTTCCCCACGTCGTAGTGGGAGGTGGACGCCTTTCGCCGCGCGTCGTAACCGGAGGGGAACACCCTTTCCCCCGCACGTCGTAGTCGACGACGATCATGGAGGGAACTCTCCGCCCGCTCGTCCGGTCGCTGCGCGAGGCGCCGGTGGTCGAACGCGACGACTACGAGTACTTCGTCCACGGCGTCACCGACGGTATCCCGCTGGTCGAACCCGACGTCCTGCGTGCGGTCGCCGACGGCATCCGCGATCGCGTCGATCTCGAGGCCGTCGACAAAATCGTCGCCCCGGAGTCGATGGGCATCCACCACGCGACCGCGCTCTCGCTCGAGACAGACGTGCCGTTCGTCGTCGTCCGCAAGCGCGCCTACGGCTTTCCCGACGAGGTGGCCGTCCACCAGGAGACGAGCTATGGTGAGAGCGAGATGCACGTAAACGGCATCGACGCCGGCGACCGGGTCCTCCTCGTCGACGACGTGTTCTCCTCGGGCGGAACGATCGAGGCCGTCTGCGCCGCCCTCGAGTCGATCGGCGCCGAGCTGGTCGACGTCGTGGTCGTCCTCCGCCGGGTGGACGTCGACGCCGAGTTGCCAGTCGAGGTGACGAGCCTCCTCGACGTGCGCGTCGAGGACGGCGAGGTCGTCGTCGTCGAGTGACTGGGCCGTACGTTTAACTCACGGGGTTGTGATTCTTCGATTCACAGATCACTATGTCCCCAGACCCATACGACCCGGAGCGGGTGGCGAAACTCACCAGCCCGAACGCCTTTCGGTACTGTTCGGGCGAGGAGCTCCGGACGTTCCTCGATCCCGCCCCCGACTGGTGCGTGGCCGACTTCGGCAGCGGTGGCGGCATCTTCACGAGCGAGCTCGCCCCGGTCGTCGACGCCGTCTTCGCGGTCGACGTCAGGCCGGGCCTCCACGCAGCCTACCGCGACCAGGGGGTGCCGGCGAACGTCACACCAATCACCGCCGACTTTACCTCGCTCCCCTTTCCCGACGACTCCCTCGACGGCGGCGTTTCGGTCCGAACGTATCACCACGGGTTCGAGCCGGCACTCGAGGAGGTCGCTCGCGTCCTCCGGCCGGGTGGCCGCCTCGTGATCGTCGACTGGTCAGCGACGGGTGCCGGGGAGCGCGACGCTCACGACGAGGACGAGTATCGCGACCTCGCGACTGCCCAGTCGGCGCTCCTCGAGGCCGACTTTCGCATCACGGACGCCCACGAGCGCCGTGAGACGTTCGTCGTGGTCGGCACGAAGCGGTAGCCCACTCGCCTCCCGTGACGACCACCCTCGAAAACCACGACGCGACGACAGCACCGGAGTTTCCCCCGGCGCCGGACGGCTACGCCGAGCCGTACGCGTTCGAGTATCCGACGCCCGTCTTGCTGCTCGGGTCGGTGCTCCTGGGGATCGGATCAACGCTCGGTTTCGGCGGCCTCTTGCTACTGGTCCAGAGAGCGGAGGTGGTCTCTGCGCTCGCCCAGGTGACGACCGACGGGGGGACGACGGGCTACGTGATCGACCTGACTGCCCTCGCCGTACCCCTGTTCGTCGCGTTGGTCGTGACGGCCGTCATCCACGAACTGCTCCATGGCGCCGCCTTCGCCTACTACGGATACGACGTCTCCTACGGTGTCGTCCCCACGATGGGGGCGTTCTATGCGGCGGCCTTCAGCCAGTTCCATGAGCGGGACGAACTGCTTCGCGTCGGCCTGGCGCCGCTCGTCGTCCTCACGACCGTCTGCGTTCCGTTACTGGCCGCTCCGGCTCCAACCGTTGCGATCACAGCGGCGTTCGTGTTGATTCTGAACACGGCTGGCTCGATCGGCGATCTCTACGCCGTGTGGTACCTCCGGCGACTGCCTCGAGGAACGATCACCTACGACGTCGACATCCGCCGCTCGTACGTCTACGAACCGCTCGAGCAGTAGACGGACGCCCCCGGCCCGTGAGTCCGATCACTCCTCGAGGACGAGTTCGTCGCCCACCGAGAGTCCATCGGCCGCGCCGGCGGGGAGTTCGACGAGCAGGTCGCACTTCTCCCGGGCGTAGCCGATCCAGGGCCGGAGCCGTTCGATCCGTCGGACCCGATCGTCGACAATCCAGACGACGTCGATCGAAAAGGGGACGAACAGCATGTGGACGTCACGGGTCTTCGCCCGTCGAAATCGAAACGCGAGCGCGTAGTCGTCGGGAATCGACCGTCGAAACATTAGCCCCCGAGTTTGCGCGAGGATCGAGTCGGCGGTGTCGACCTCGCTCGCCAGCACCTCGGCGTCGCCGTCCGGATCCAAGACCAGTCGCACGCGCTCGAGTCGGTGTGATCGGCGTAAAAACCTTTCCGCTGGTCGTTGCACCGTCCGGCGCTGGAATCGCTGCCGTCGAGCCGCGGGCGCGTTCGGTCGCGTCATCCGTTCGTCTGACTGACATTCATTGCGGGGAGTGTGGTCAGCGGCTATAGTACACGTTGAAAGTCATTGCACATCCGGCCACGAACATCGGCGGCCAGCCTCGGCCTCTTGCCGAGGCTGGCCGCTCGGCTGTGGCCGGGTGTAAATCGTTTCAACGAGTACTATAGCAGTCCTCGGTAATCGAATCGAGATTCGCAACTTTGTAGCTGTTAGTTCCGTAAGTATCAAGACTTACTCAACAGACTAAAACAGCGTGAGCTTCCGCTAGGAATATCAGAATCTGGATGATAGCCTGATTTCCGGTAATAGACTATTCTGTCCGCGTGCTTACAACGCTCGACATTGTCCCGCTTGACAAGGCCCATTCGCAGAGGACAGAGCTTCTGCTAACCACTATCCCTGAATCTGTAAATGCAGTTCCAAGACAACTATTCGTAGTATTCGGAGGAATGACATCGGTCGATCCATTTCGTTTCATAGGTCGTGTGGCTCACTACTCGGCCTACGAGGTCAGAAAGGTCGGTCACACCCTCCTCTTGGCACCAGTCAATGCACTCCCGGTACAACTCAAGATTCAACTCTTCCACGTCGGAGTCATCCAGTTCTTGGATTCGTAGCGAATCCACATTACCAAGATATGCGACAAACGCACGCGTATGCCCATCTAAGAGGGTCAGGTTTTCATCGAGGATATATACCGGGAGAGCGTCATATTCGGGGTCGTCGAAGTCAAACCACTCTATCACGTCTCGCATTTTCCGTGCGCTGATGTAAAGTTGGCTTGGATGCAGTTCTTCGTACAGGATAGTTGTAGCCATCTTCCGTCAATTCAACCCAATCTATTTCTTCCATTATTGAAAAGGTGTGGGCATGCCTGGTGCTGTGTATTTGCGTGGAGAGTCCGTTACCCTCCGAACAATTGAAGAGGAAGACATCGACTTTCTCCACGAGATGATTAATAATCCGGAGCTCTGGCAGGGATTCGGTGCTCCCGGACCTCGGAATAAACAGGAGATGGAAAGTGAAGTACCACGGGTCGGGTGACCCGTGGCGTCCGTGTCTACCCTGTAGTCGGGGCAACGGTCTTTAATTCCTCTCGCGCTTGACTCTGCGAGTCTCGCGCCGACTTTCCGTGTCGGTAAACACCCGAAGCGAAAACTGCTCCGTGAGAGTCGGCCTCTTCACACAGGCCCGATGCCGTCCGTCTCACCTTCCGAACACTTGGAAGGGTTTCGAGAGACGGCACATTCTCATTCTGCTCGTGGAACCATTCTTGCGCCACACAAACCGCTGCTTTCCGGTCAGCGTGGTCTTGGAAGTCGCACTCCATACATTTGAACCGCTTCCAACGCCGATTCGCTCGCTCGGTGTGCAAGCATTCCGTTCGCGGACAGCGTTGACTCGTGTACGCCGGGTCAACATCGTCTGAGGGGATTCCACCCCAAGCGGCTTTGTACGTCACCATATCTCGGAGTGCGGCGAACGGCAAGGAGTGCAAGCGCCGGTTCATTCGCGTGCCGTAATCGATTGAGTCTCGCATGTCTTTGAGGTCTTCAAAGACGATTACCGGTTCGTTGAATTGCGAAACCCATCGTGTTACGTCGCGCGATACTTTATGGAGTTGGTCGTGAACGAAGTCTTGTTCTTCGGTTTGGACCACGTTCTCGAACGCGGATTGTCCGACTTTCTGCATCCGCTTCCGTTTGGTGAAAAACTCGTGGCGAACTCGTTTGATGTCGGGGTACTCGATGACGACTGAATCGAGTACGTCACCAGTAGCTCTATTCAGCGCGGTGAGTGCCACGCAGTCCTCGTTAATGTCCACACCAACTACTGTCTCTGCGTAGTCTGGAGACGCTACGGTGCGTGTCTTGTGGGTGACTGTGACGTGTACTCGCCATTCGTCGTGTTTATACACGAGTTCAGCTACGCCCACTCTCCACGAGTCAGAGTTAAGAGCGTTCTTGACTCGTTCGAGGTGGTTGGGACTACCGCGAAGTACGCCTTTGACGTGGTTGTACGGTTTGTAACTGACTCTGAAGCGAACATCTCCCGAATCATCTACAGTGAGGGCGTATCCTTCGTTGTGATTCATCCGCATTGGATACGTCTCGTCAATGTAGGGAAACGGTCGGCCCCACTCGTTGTCTTTGTGGTCGTGGTACGTCTCTATCTCACCCAGTGCTTTCTGGACGAGGAGTTGAGTCGTGTTTTTCACGAGGTTGGCGTTATCCACTACGGTGTCGTGGATGTCGTCCCAGTCCCATCCCTCACGGTCGAGGCGGTTGACTTCGTTGCGAACTCGTCGGGCTTCGAGACACCCTTTGTACAAGTTGTCAGGACTACCCGTTTGGATGGTTAATCCAAAAGAAAGCGTCTGGGTCAGTCCTGCATCTTGCATCGTCAATAAATTGTCGTGAATCGTTGTAAGTGTAGTGATTTGTCGGCATTCACCCACGGGTCAGGTGACCCGTGGTACTCTGCCTTGACCGCTGATAGATTTGAGGAACAGAATTCAGGAGTCGCGTTGCTCATCTGCCGTGAAGAGGCGGTAGGCCGAGTTCGGCTCGTAGACGTTGACAAGAACTGGGGTAACGCTGAACTCACCTGCTATGTGGCTCCTGAATCCCAACGGCAAGGGGTAGCCACCGAGGCCTGCCGGTTGGTGATTGATTATGGATTCGACTACCTACCGATTAACAAAATCACAGCTCGAATCTTCGATTCCAACCAATCCTCGCGTGGGCTGGCCGACAAACTTGGATTCGCTCACGAGGGGACTCTTCAAGATCACGTCTTCCATGAGGGGCAATACCTTGACCTCCACTGTTATGGACTTTTAGAGGAAGACTGGCGGTCAAACGAATAGAGTCTTTACCTCGTCAGATGGGTTGATGGTCTCGGTCGTACTGGAACACAATGTTCACCCACCTATTCATCGACTGTTCCACTATGGATAATGCCTAATCAATTGAGACTCGAAACGGTATTTTAACGGCGGCTACCCATCAATTGTCTTGGAAATGGCGGACGATGGCGGGCTCAACGGCTCGTGGGAAATGGCCGACCCGTCCGGCGCTAAAGAGAACCTCGTAGCGGGAACGAACCTCCAGAAGAATTCTGACGAGAACGCCTACGGCGAACAGCCCGACGTCAAGGTCGCCACACTCGGTGACCCGATACCGATTGAAGACCAGCTACGTGACGCTCTCCAGCGCGGCCTCTCCCCACGAGAGGCCGTCGGTCGCATCGGGGTGCTCCGCACCACGCGGTTCGAACTCGACGTCGACGGGCTCGCCCGTGATCTCACCGACGCCGAAGCCCAACGCCTAATTCTCGGCCAAGAACTCACCGACACGCCGTCCTACAGGCTCGAAGAGCAGATGGATGACCACGCGGTCCACGAGGAGATGCACGTCTCCGAGCGCGTCAGCGAGCGCACCATCGACAACATCCGCGACCGCATCCCCGACGAGAAACTCGCACGCTTCGAAACCGCGACGGAGAACGTCGCGCGGTGGGCCGAAGACGAGAGTGTCGAGATGGCCGATCTCCGTGACGCGCCCGACCCGGAGGCCATGGCCGACGGGATGGACGCACCGGAACTCGTGAAGCTCACGCGGGCGATGAAGACGACTGGCTACGCCTGCATCCAACTCGGTCGCACGGACCCGTACTACGACAAGTGGGAGGTGTTCAAGCCGTACGAACTCGCGTCCCACCACAACATCCATCCGAACAACGCCCGGGACAGTCTCCGGCAGAAACCGTACTACTGGGCGCGGAAGACGCCGACTTCGAAGGCGCTCTGGAATCAGGTGCGCGAGTCCTCACGCGGCCACTTTCGGGGGATGTTCATCTGCGCCTTCGAGCAGTACCTGGACCTGCTCGACCGCTACAATCTGCTCCCCGACCGCCCCGATCTCGCCGTAGACCTCACCGGGTGGCCGTGGTTCGGGAAAATCGACGACGAAGACACGCCGGACGAAGAACGCGAACAGCCCGGTGCCGTCGAAGGGACGAAGCCCGGGCGGAACTACTCGCACTCGTGGCAGTTCGCCACCGTTTCGCTCGTGGGAACGCCGGTGCCGATGACGTTCGCCGCGCGGTCGGTCGAACGGCGGAACCGGCGGGCCTACCACCTGAATCAGCTTCTCAACTACTCGGAAGCGAAGTTCGACATCGGGCGTGTGTTTCTCGACAAGGACTTCTACACCGAGAAGATCAAGGACGAGCTGAAGGAGCGCGACCAGGACTTCGTCATCACCGCGCCCCGGAACATGGGCGCGTTCGAGGACCTCATCATGGGCACGGAACTCCGTGAAGACTCGTGGAACTCTCAGCCCTACGAAATCGGCATTGGCGCGTCCGACGACGCCGACCACTATCTGTTCGTGAACCCGTCGGAGAAGCGGCTGAAGCGGGCCGACACCGGCCTCGAAGACCCGAAGAACTGGGAAGCGTTCTACACGAACATCGACCCAGAGACCGTCGATGGTGGCGGCGCGGCGCTGGCCGCCGACTACCGTCTCCGCTGGGGTATCGAAACGGCGTATCGGATGCTGAAACACGACTTCATGCCGAAATCAGCGACGCCGATGCGGAACCAGCGGGTGTTCCTGTTCAACTGGGCGATCCTCCTGAACAACATGTGGATGGGGGCGAACGTGCTCGCGGCGGCGAACGAGCGTGACTACGTCCCGCATGAGGCGGACGAACCTTTGCAGGTAAAGGACGACCAGGGCAACTACGAGTACACGGCGAACGAATTCATGACCGCGCTCGTCGATGACCTCCACCCGACCGACATCGGTGAAGTGGCAGACCTCTCAGAAAAGAGTGACATCTTAGCGAACGCCAGCGGCCTCGATCTGATCACCTGATTCGACCCCACGAATCGCCGTTGCGAAGTTACGAATTTCGACCGGATTACCGAGAACTGATAGTATGCCACAGGACGACGCACTCTGTGTGAACGTTGCACGGAAGATCGCAGCGCACGAGAACGAACCCGTCGAAACGCTCGATCCGCCACTGTACGACGTTATCGACCTGGAGGTACTCGAGCAACTGTTTCAGCCGGTCGGGCCGCGCTCGGCTGTGGACGCGGTATTCTCGTTTCAGTACCGTGACTACACGGTCACCGTCGACGGCTCGGAGCGGGTGACGGTGGTAGAACGCGACGGCACGTCTGCTACCAGCCGGCCCAGGCGCCGTCGAACAGTCGGATCGCTCGAGTAGCGGTCAGTCCTCGGACGCGACGGCCGGTGCCACCGATCGCTCGGGCGTGGTGGTTCCCAGATGCCGCGCCCAGAGGTAGAGCATGCTCGGCAGGACGACCACGCTCAGCAGGAACGAGGCCAGAAGCGCGAGTACGACCATCGCGCCGAAGCTCTCGAGCTGAGGGTGTGGATGTAAGACGAGCGTCGCGAACGCCCCGGCGGAGGTGAGGGTGCTGCCGAGTAGCGCGCCGCCCGTCCCGGTGACGGCGAGCTCGAGCGCCTCGAGTGCGTCGCGGCCGGCCTCGAGCTCCTGGGCGAACCGGTCGCTAATGTGGATGTTGTAGTCGATGCCGAGGCCGACGACCAGACTCATCAGGAGGGCCGTGAGCATCGTCAGCGGGATCTCGAAGAGGTGCATACCACCGACGACGAGGCCGATCACCAGCGCGATCGGAACGACCGTCACGAGTCCGAGCGTCGCGCTGTCCCGGCTCACGCGGTAGATGGCTGCCAGTCCCACGGCGATCACGCTCACTGCGATCACCAGCGTGTGCAGGATGCCCTGGGTGATCTCCCCGAGGACGGCCTGGTTGATCGTCGCCATGTCGACGGGCGTCGCCGTCAGCTCCGCGTTCCCGGCCTCGACGGTCGCCGCCACCTCACGGGCGCCGTCGGCCTGTTCGTCGAAGGTGGTGCTTCGGTCGACGGGAACGATCACGCGCAGCGAGTCGTACTCCCCGTCGGTGCGTTCGATCACCTGGCTCGCCTCCGCGGGTGCGGTCGCGTAGAGTTCGTCGTACACCGCCTCGAGATTCTCGTCGGGGACGCCGTCGCCGGTCGTATCGGCCGCTTCGTAGGTGGCGGCGAACTCCTCGTCGGTTTCGGCGACGGCGTCCATCACCGACAGCGGCGAGACCGCCGTGTTCACACCCGGCTGCTCGAACGCGAAGCCGGTTTCGTCGGCGGTCTCGAGCCCGTCGTCGACGGCCTCGAGGGCGGCGTCGTCGGTGACGTCGCCCCGAACGAGCAGCTGTGCGTGGGCGGCTTCGTCGTCGTCCGGCGTCTGGTAGCGTTCCTGGACGTACCGGTCGTGTTCGAAGATGTCCGGATCGTCCCAGGCGAGCGGTCCGGGCAGGTTCTGTTTCCACTCGGCCGCCGAATCGGTCTGTTCCTGGAAGCTCTCCTCGTCGAGGGCGGTCCAGGCGACGGCTCCGCCGGCCCCCGCGACGAGCGCCACGACGACGACGACCGGGGCCGCGTATCGCGCCAGGGTGACGCTCGCGCCGAGGGCGCGACGCAGGTAGGGGCCGTGACCGAGCGGCCGCTTGCGACGGTTGAATCCGACGCGCTCGAGTAGCCCGTCGGCGCTCACCTTCAACGCGGGCACGAGCGTCACGAAGACGACGAACGCGGAGGCGACGCCGAGGGTGATGCCGACGCCCAGCTGCCGGATCAGCGTCAGCGGGTTGGCGAGATTCGCGAGAAATCCGACCGCCGCGGTGACCGTCACGAGGCCGAATGCGACCGCCACGGAGCGGACGCCGCGCTTCATCGGCTCGCGGATCCCGTCGTCGGGTCCGCGTTGCTCGCGGTAGCGGTTGAAGACGTGGAAGCCGAAGTCGATGCTGATCCCGCCGATCAGGACGGGTCCAATGATCATCGTCATCCCGGCGGCGACGCCGAGCCAGCCG
This portion of the Natronobeatus ordinarius genome encodes:
- a CDS encoding transposase, whose translation is MADDGGLNGSWEMADPSGAKENLVAGTNLQKNSDENAYGEQPDVKVATLGDPIPIEDQLRDALQRGLSPREAVGRIGVLRTTRFELDVDGLARDLTDAEAQRLILGQELTDTPSYRLEEQMDDHAVHEEMHVSERVSERTIDNIRDRIPDEKLARFETATENVARWAEDESVEMADLRDAPDPEAMADGMDAPELVKLTRAMKTTGYACIQLGRTDPYYDKWEVFKPYELASHHNIHPNNARDSLRQKPYYWARKTPTSKALWNQVRESSRGHFRGMFICAFEQYLDLLDRYNLLPDRPDLAVDLTGWPWFGKIDDEDTPDEEREQPGAVEGTKPGRNYSHSWQFATVSLVGTPVPMTFAARSVERRNRRAYHLNQLLNYSEAKFDIGRVFLDKDFYTEKIKDELKERDQDFVITAPRNMGAFEDLIMGTELREDSWNSQPYEIGIGASDDADHYLFVNPSEKRLKRADTGLEDPKNWEAFYTNIDPETVDGGGAALAADYRLRWGIETAYRMLKHDFMPKSATPMRNQRVFLFNWAILLNNMWMGANVLAAANERDYVPHEADEPLQVKDDQGNYEYTANEFMTALVDDLHPTDIGEVADLSEKSDILANASGLDLIT
- a CDS encoding HalOD1 output domain-containing protein, giving the protein MPQDDALCVNVARKIAAHENEPVETLDPPLYDVIDLEVLEQLFQPVGPRSAVDAVFSFQYRDYTVTVDGSERVTVVERDGTSATSRPRRRRTVGSLE
- the hpt gene encoding hypoxanthine/guanine phosphoribosyltransferase; the encoded protein is MEGTLRPLVRSLREAPVVERDDYEYFVHGVTDGIPLVEPDVLRAVADGIRDRVDLEAVDKIVAPESMGIHHATALSLETDVPFVVVRKRAYGFPDEVAVHQETSYGESEMHVNGIDAGDRVLLVDDVFSSGGTIEAVCAALESIGAELVDVVVVLRRVDVDAELPVEVTSLLDVRVEDGEVVVVE
- a CDS encoding DUF192 domain-containing protein; this encodes MRLVLDPDGDAEVLASEVDTADSILAQTRGLMFRRSIPDDYALAFRFRRAKTRDVHMLFVPFSIDVVWIVDDRVRRIERLRPWIGYAREKCDLLVELPAGAADGLSVGDELVLEE
- a CDS encoding GNAT family protein, which codes for MNRCKCSDLSAFTHGSGDPWYSALTADRFEEQNSGVALLICREEAVGRVRLVDVDKNWGNAELTCYVAPESQRQGVATEACRLVIDYGFDYLPINKITARIFDSNQSSRGLADKLGFAHEGTLQDHVFHEGQYLDLHCYGLLEEDWRSNE
- a CDS encoding class I SAM-dependent methyltransferase is translated as MSPDPYDPERVAKLTSPNAFRYCSGEELRTFLDPAPDWCVADFGSGGGIFTSELAPVVDAVFAVDVRPGLHAAYRDQGVPANVTPITADFTSLPFPDDSLDGGVSVRTYHHGFEPALEEVARVLRPGGRLVIVDWSATGAGERDAHDEDEYRDLATAQSALLEADFRITDAHERRETFVVVGTKR
- a CDS encoding efflux RND transporter permease subunit yields the protein MIGPALEKLIDAVTTHNRVVIVVMLLLTAGMVAGVSNLDTTQQAEEDPDEFGDIEELDALEYVEERYADRETENVSYAAVYVSADDGNALSKAALLEALHYQQAVLESDELTDALATDGDVVGVANLVAIQLADDPAADLEAQLDALEAADDEAVAAAVSATLSPESEALQFVPASYEPGSETSPDHRLLFALETTDEEAYSDATAVLHEEAGERDDLEFFTVGEHAWAEGNQQLNENTTQLILPVALALILGVLAFTYRDPVDVVVGMTGVVVSICWMFGILGWLGVAAGMTMIIGPVLIGGISIDFGFHVFNRYREQRGPDDGIREPMKRGVRSVAVAFGLVTVTAAVGFLANLANPLTLIRQLGVGITLGVASAFVVFVTLVPALKVSADGLLERVGFNRRKRPLGHGPYLRRALGASVTLARYAAPVVVVVALVAGAGGAVAWTALDEESFQEQTDSAAEWKQNLPGPLAWDDPDIFEHDRYVQERYQTPDDDEAAHAQLLVRGDVTDDAALEAVDDGLETADETGFAFEQPGVNTAVSPLSVMDAVAETDEEFAATYEAADTTGDGVPDENLEAVYDELYATAPAEASQVIERTDGEYDSLRVIVPVDRSTTFDEQADGAREVAATVEAGNAELTATPVDMATINQAVLGEITQGILHTLVIAVSVIAVGLAAIYRVSRDSATLGLVTVVPIALVIGLVVGGMHLFEIPLTMLTALLMSLVVGLGIDYNIHISDRFAQELEAGRDALEALELAVTGTGGALLGSTLTSAGAFATLVLHPHPQLESFGAMVVLALLASFLLSVVVLPSMLYLWARHLGTTTPERSVAPAVASED
- a CDS encoding histone acetyltransferase produces the protein MIEWFDFDDPEYDALPVYILDENLTLLDGHTRAFVAYLGNVDSLRIQELDDSDVEELNLELYRECIDWCQEEGVTDLSDLVGRVVSHTTYETKWIDRCHSSEYYE
- a CDS encoding transposase, producing the protein MQDAGLTQTLSFGLTIQTGSPDNLYKGCLEARRVRNEVNRLDREGWDWDDIHDTVVDNANLVKNTTQLLVQKALGEIETYHDHKDNEWGRPFPYIDETYPMRMNHNEGYALTVDDSGDVRFRVSYKPYNHVKGVLRGSPNHLERVKNALNSDSWRVGVAELVYKHDEWRVHVTVTHKTRTVASPDYAETVVGVDINEDCVALTALNRATGDVLDSVVIEYPDIKRVRHEFFTKRKRMQKVGQSAFENVVQTEEQDFVHDQLHKVSRDVTRWVSQFNEPVIVFEDLKDMRDSIDYGTRMNRRLHSLPFAALRDMVTYKAAWGGIPSDDVDPAYTSQRCPRTECLHTERANRRWKRFKCMECDFQDHADRKAAVCVAQEWFHEQNENVPSLETLPSVRKVRRTASGLCEEADSHGAVFASGVYRHGKSARDSQSQAREELKTVAPTTG
- a CDS encoding DUF3267 domain-containing protein, translating into MTTTLENHDATTAPEFPPAPDGYAEPYAFEYPTPVLLLGSVLLGIGSTLGFGGLLLLVQRAEVVSALAQVTTDGGTTGYVIDLTALAVPLFVALVVTAVIHELLHGAAFAYYGYDVSYGVVPTMGAFYAAAFSQFHERDELLRVGLAPLVVLTTVCVPLLAAPAPTVAITAAFVLILNTAGSIGDLYAVWYLRRLPRGTITYDVDIRRSYVYEPLEQ